One stretch of Caldinitratiruptor microaerophilus DNA includes these proteins:
- a CDS encoding EAL domain-containing protein, whose product MEITESAAITDIQAARRFVRSLKLLGLQVASDDFGVGFSSIQHLKHLPADLLKIDGSFRYLTRDAVDRHLVRTLAEAAKRLGLETMAEFVEDGETVRLLKEYGVRYGQGYYFGRPRPVSEVLGDAVPRN is encoded by the coding sequence GTGGAGATCACGGAGAGCGCGGCGATCACCGACATCCAGGCGGCGAGGCGGTTCGTCAGGTCTCTCAAGCTTCTGGGGCTGCAAGTGGCATCGGACGACTTCGGGGTCGGGTTCTCATCCATCCAGCACCTCAAGCACCTGCCGGCCGATCTGCTCAAGATCGATGGCAGCTTCCGGTACCTGACGCGGGATGCCGTGGACCGGCACCTGGTGCGGACGCTGGCGGAGGCGGCCAAGCGGCTGGGGCTGGAAACCATGGCGGAGTTCGTGGAGGACGGGGAGACCGTCCGGCTGCTCAAGGAGTACGGCGTTCGGTATGGGCAGGGGTATTACTTCGGACGGCCCCGTCCGGTCAGCGAAGTGCTCGGAGACGCTGTGCCCCGGAACTGA
- a CDS encoding DDE-type integrase/transposase/recombinase: MDEQQREEIATFRWSLIAPVLTQNLSPSERQRLLREIAGHPHEIPSSDKTRVGLRTLQRWVQAYRQHGFEGLKPHTRADADQGRAVPPEVLEAAIALRRAVPDRSVQQIIALLELDGKVAPGRLKRTTLGRYLARAGCTRQELRSKAARSLLRRFEAQHRNDLWQGDVLHALSLPVPGQPGKRRQVYLMAFLDDHSRVVYGQMYFEEKLPRLEDCLKRTILRYGLPRQIYVDNGAIYSTRHLARICAKLGIRLSHSRPYRPQGRGKVEKFFQYVRRSFVPEAHALVEAGQLRTLDELNEFFWAWLEVAYLSRPHGSTHQTPRQRFEADTEPLRRIDPTALREVFLWEEQRVVDKTGCFSLHGNRYEVDAALSGHRVLLRYDPYDLSQIQVWHEGKRFPDAAPLQLRRTHHHAVPAPAQPPSSDGMNFLTLARKHHEAEKQRRLGQTSYARLVGHKDGEPSR, encoded by the coding sequence ATGGACGAGCAGCAGCGGGAAGAGATCGCCACGTTCCGCTGGAGCCTCATCGCCCCCGTACTGACCCAGAACCTGAGCCCGTCCGAGCGCCAGCGCCTGTTGCGGGAGATCGCCGGGCACCCGCACGAGATCCCTTCCAGTGACAAGACCCGAGTCGGGCTCAGGACGCTGCAGCGCTGGGTCCAGGCCTACCGGCAGCACGGGTTCGAGGGGCTCAAACCGCACACCCGGGCGGATGCGGACCAGGGCCGGGCCGTTCCCCCGGAGGTCCTGGAAGCGGCGATCGCCTTGCGGCGGGCGGTGCCCGACCGTAGTGTGCAACAGATCATCGCCTTGCTCGAGCTGGACGGAAAGGTCGCACCCGGGCGTCTCAAACGCACCACCCTGGGCCGCTACCTGGCCCGGGCAGGCTGCACCCGCCAGGAGTTGCGCAGCAAAGCCGCCCGGAGTTTGCTCCGCCGGTTTGAGGCCCAACACCGCAACGACCTGTGGCAAGGAGACGTCCTGCACGCCCTGTCGCTGCCGGTGCCGGGACAACCCGGGAAGCGGCGCCAAGTCTACCTCATGGCTTTCCTCGACGACCATAGCCGAGTCGTTTACGGCCAGATGTATTTCGAGGAGAAGCTCCCCCGCCTGGAGGACTGCCTCAAACGCACCATCCTCCGCTACGGCCTGCCCCGCCAGATCTACGTGGACAACGGGGCGATCTACTCCACCCGCCACCTGGCCCGGATCTGCGCCAAGCTCGGGATCCGCCTCAGCCACTCCCGCCCCTACCGACCCCAGGGGCGGGGAAAGGTTGAAAAGTTTTTCCAGTACGTCCGCCGCAGCTTTGTACCCGAAGCGCACGCGCTGGTCGAAGCCGGCCAGCTCCGCACCCTGGACGAACTCAACGAGTTCTTCTGGGCCTGGCTCGAGGTGGCCTACCTCAGTCGCCCCCACGGCAGCACCCACCAGACCCCCCGCCAGCGGTTCGAGGCGGACACCGAGCCCTTGCGCCGCATCGACCCTACGGCCCTGCGGGAGGTGTTCCTCTGGGAGGAGCAGCGGGTCGTCGACAAGACCGGATGCTTCTCCCTGCATGGGAACCGCTACGAGGTCGACGCCGCCCTCAGCGGCCACCGGGTGCTCCTGCGCTACGACCCCTACGACCTCAGCCAGATCCAGGTCTGGCACGAGGGAAAGCGTTTCCCGGACGCTGCCCCCCTCCAGCTCCGCCGCACTCACCACCACGCCGTCCCTGCCCCGGCCCAACCCCCGTCCAGCGACGGGATGAACTTCCTCACCCTGGCCCGCAAGCACCACGAGGCCGAGAAGCAGCGCCGCCTGGGTCAGACCTCTTACGCTCGCCTGGTCGGCCACAAGGACGGTGAGCCGTCACGCTGA
- a CDS encoding IS110 family RNA-guided transposase translates to MQVVYERCSGLDIHKKTVTACVITPEGKETRTFGTMTGDLLMLGDWLESRGVTHVAMESTGVYWKPVYNVLEGYEFELLVVNAQHIKAVPGRKTDVKDAEWIAELLRHGLLRGSYIPSRPERELRELVRYRKSLIRERTTVVNRIQKVLEGANIKLASVATDVLGKSGRAMLEALIAGQTDPVALAALAKGRLQEKRDQLEQALQGAIGSHQRMLLRLQLQHVDFLDRQIEELSREIDERMLPFEESLRRIETIPGVGRRTAEMLLAEIGPNVSRFPSAAHLASWAGMCPGNNESAGKRRTGRTRKGSPWLREALVEAARAAAPTRNTYLSAQYHRLAARRGANRAAVAIGHTILVIVYHILRNGTTYQDLGANYFDERDKAAVIRKAVRRIQSLGYKVTVEPNAA, encoded by the coding sequence ATGCAGGTCGTCTACGAACGCTGCTCCGGTTTGGACATCCACAAGAAGACAGTTACCGCCTGTGTGATCACGCCGGAAGGAAAAGAGACCCGCACCTTTGGCACGATGACCGGGGACCTGCTCATGCTGGGCGATTGGCTGGAGAGCCGCGGCGTGACGCACGTGGCCATGGAGAGCACGGGAGTCTACTGGAAGCCCGTCTACAACGTGCTGGAGGGCTACGAGTTCGAACTGCTGGTGGTCAACGCGCAACACATCAAGGCGGTTCCGGGTCGCAAGACGGACGTGAAAGATGCGGAATGGATCGCCGAACTCCTCCGGCACGGCCTTTTACGGGGAAGCTACATCCCCAGCCGGCCGGAGCGAGAGCTGCGTGAACTGGTGCGTTACCGCAAGTCCCTGATCCGGGAACGTACCACCGTGGTCAACCGTATCCAGAAGGTCCTGGAGGGCGCCAACATCAAGCTGGCGTCGGTAGCCACGGATGTGCTCGGGAAATCCGGCCGGGCCATGCTGGAGGCACTGATCGCCGGGCAAACCGACCCTGTTGCCCTCGCCGCGTTGGCCAAAGGACGCCTTCAGGAGAAGCGGGACCAACTCGAGCAGGCACTGCAGGGAGCGATCGGGTCGCACCAGCGGATGCTTCTACGGCTGCAGTTGCAGCACGTCGACTTTCTGGACCGGCAGATCGAGGAACTCAGCCGGGAGATCGACGAGCGGATGCTCCCTTTCGAGGAGAGCCTGCGCCGGATCGAGACGATCCCCGGGGTCGGCCGGCGTACGGCGGAGATGCTCTTGGCCGAGATCGGCCCTAATGTGAGCCGTTTCCCTTCCGCAGCCCACCTGGCCTCCTGGGCGGGGATGTGCCCGGGGAACAACGAGAGTGCTGGCAAACGCCGGACCGGTCGGACTCGCAAGGGAAGCCCCTGGTTGCGGGAAGCTCTGGTCGAAGCCGCCCGGGCTGCAGCTCCTACCCGCAACACCTACCTTTCGGCTCAGTATCACCGCCTTGCCGCCCGCCGGGGCGCGAACCGGGCCGCGGTGGCCATAGGGCATACCATTCTCGTCATCGTGTACCACATTCTCCGGAACGGTACCACCTACCAGGACCTTGGCGCCAACTACTTCGACGAGCGGGACAAGGCTGCGGTGATCCGGAAAGCCGTTCGGCGCATCCAGAGCTTGGGGTACAAGGTTACCGTGGAACCCAACGCGGCGTGA
- a CDS encoding DUF6431 domain-containing protein yields the protein MSIILPLAVSVKAYLRRYGRDGPALALRCAGCGRQMRKHGAHHRSAVTRRRIYRIPIYRWFCPRCKHTCSVLPDFLRPYARFVTLLREVVVRRRLQRGRSWRDLTWEISSPAVSVVSERTLRRWVRTVRSIAGNWGQFLTAWLLEQRPAVDVFTLVPRHEGPDATFHFLLALGDWLRRQMSVDPARHRGLFAFLNGFCEAPAPL from the coding sequence GTGTCCATCATACTGCCCCTTGCGGTCTCAGTCAAAGCGTACTTACGCCGGTACGGCCGTGACGGGCCCGCACTGGCGCTTCGTTGTGCAGGCTGCGGCCGGCAGATGCGGAAACATGGCGCCCACCATCGGTCGGCGGTCACTCGCCGGCGCATCTACCGCATTCCCATCTACCGCTGGTTCTGTCCCCGGTGCAAGCACACGTGCTCGGTCTTGCCGGACTTTCTACGTCCGTACGCCCGCTTTGTCACGCTGCTGCGGGAAGTGGTCGTGCGCCGGCGCCTTCAGCGAGGAAGGTCGTGGAGGGATCTCACCTGGGAAATCAGTTCACCGGCGGTCAGTGTGGTGTCGGAGCGCACGCTGCGCCGGTGGGTGCGCACGGTTCGCAGTATCGCGGGGAATTGGGGACAGTTCCTGACCGCCTGGCTGCTGGAACAGCGACCCGCCGTCGACGTTTTCACGCTGGTCCCCCGCCACGAGGGTCCCGACGCCACCTTTCATTTTTTGCTCGCGCTGGGTGACTGGCTCCGGCGGCAGATGTCCGTGGACCCTGCCCGCCACCGTGGGCTGTTTGCGTTCCTGAACGGCTTTTGCGAGGCCCCGGCGCCTCTGTGA
- a CDS encoding MarR family winged helix-turn-helix transcriptional regulator, whose amino-acid sequence MHQVIRLVASIQRVQDNLLDQYARVNWGLTSGQLRLLLALVPGRPVSGRELARRLFTDPANVSGLLRRLAGKGLISMHESPTDRRVQLVSLTPSGEEIQAEHWKRRQGELASYEYLRSLPAEERSELLQSLLRYATHLIGRERVEELLDAVEEEVRHHGPDTHESARRVRVGPES is encoded by the coding sequence GTGCACCAGGTCATCCGGCTGGTTGCTTCGATTCAACGCGTCCAGGACAACTTGTTAGACCAGTACGCACGGGTGAACTGGGGGCTCACGTCGGGGCAGCTGCGGCTTCTTTTGGCCCTTGTACCGGGACGGCCCGTCAGTGGTCGGGAGCTGGCCCGGCGCCTCTTCACTGACCCAGCCAACGTGTCTGGACTGCTAAGGCGGCTCGCGGGCAAAGGGCTGATCTCCATGCACGAGTCCCCTACCGACCGTCGGGTCCAGCTGGTCTCGCTCACTCCCAGCGGAGAAGAAATACAGGCAGAGCACTGGAAGCGCCGCCAGGGCGAGTTGGCGAGCTACGAATACCTCAGGTCCCTGCCGGCCGAAGAGAGGAGCGAGCTTCTACAATCGCTCCTGCGTTACGCGACCCATCTCATAGGTCGCGAGCGAGTCGAAGAGTTGCTCGACGCAGTCGAAGAGGAAGTGCGGCATCATGGCCCAGACACCCATGAATCTGCTAGGAGAGTACGGGTAGGCCCTGAATCGTAG
- a CDS encoding bifunctional diguanylate cyclase/phosphodiesterase, giving the protein MGTGRRVPVEGTTSQIDSAAGRFFAHILRDLTERRQLEAQMLYLADHDLVTRVLNHRRFEDELARQLAETQRYGTRGAVLFIDADGFKEVNDRWGHRVGDAVLADLARVLEGVIATRATVGRLGGDEFGAILPNKGPEEAQGTAESVVAAVRTHEFPGPSEPVRITVSVGVAFFPDDGTTTDEILVRADEAMYDAKASGGDGWHRHEGEDRRSVPGKASRSWEDTIQQALAADRLLLFCQPIVELVTGRVAMYELLVRVQIEEDEVLPPAAFLEAAERTGAIHRIDRWVLRQAIHLLASQQRAGRQVRLAVNVSGRAFEDRGLLRSSHTS; this is encoded by the coding sequence GTGGGAACGGGCCGCCGGGTGCCGGTGGAGGGGACGACGAGCCAGATCGACAGCGCTGCCGGTCGCTTCTTTGCCCACATCCTGCGGGACCTTACGGAGCGAAGGCAACTGGAGGCGCAGATGCTGTACCTGGCGGACCACGATTTGGTCACCCGCGTGCTAAACCATCGGCGGTTCGAGGACGAGCTGGCGCGTCAACTGGCCGAGACGCAACGGTACGGCACGCGGGGTGCCGTCCTTTTCATCGATGCCGACGGCTTCAAGGAAGTGAACGACCGCTGGGGGCACCGTGTGGGGGATGCCGTCCTCGCGGACCTGGCGCGGGTTCTGGAAGGGGTGATCGCAACCCGGGCGACCGTGGGGCGGCTTGGCGGGGATGAGTTCGGCGCGATACTGCCAAACAAGGGGCCTGAGGAGGCACAGGGCACCGCGGAGAGCGTCGTGGCGGCTGTTCGGACCCACGAGTTTCCCGGGCCGTCCGAGCCGGTTCGGATCACCGTGAGCGTCGGCGTGGCCTTCTTTCCGGACGACGGGACGACGACGGACGAGATCCTAGTGCGCGCCGACGAAGCGATGTACGATGCGAAGGCCAGTGGCGGAGATGGCTGGCACCGCCACGAGGGTGAGGATCGCCGATCGGTGCCTGGCAAGGCGTCCCGTTCGTGGGAGGACACGATTCAGCAGGCGCTGGCGGCAGACCGGCTGCTCCTCTTCTGCCAGCCCATCGTCGAGCTTGTGACCGGCCGGGTCGCGATGTACGAGCTGCTCGTACGCGTGCAGATCGAGGAGGACGAGGTGCTGCCTCCTGCGGCCTTCCTGGAAGCGGCTGAGCGGACCGGGGCGATCCACCGGATCGATCGATGGGTTCTGCGGCAGGCGATTCACTTGCTGGCATCCCAGCAGAGAGCGGGCCGTCAAGTGCGTTTGGCGGTGAACGTTTCGGGTCGCGCGTTTGAAGATCGGGGTCTTTTGCGGTCATCGCACACGAGCTGA
- a CDS encoding PAS domain-containing protein: protein MLTWLFALAGVWTGTVYYALFAVAVLVTGCADEARGRVDLAAVTLAGIEAVVGALLLAVPGAFTAPYYDPIRPALRLVGLMGLVGAAGLLVSEWSAGRLAVWGCRIVGAVFPLVIAGTLLQTRIWTGVTAWGAWVPTLLLGRWEARQEEAETPTEGEATDAAAVDRLLETWTWFLAVGVVATTALGGELAVTVPSVAHASVAATSVWNFAVHTVLSGLLTPGQRVPWRMGFLTLAIGVLLGSAGYAGHGFMMLLVVLPPLATRMAGLRGGLRTLAMGLAAVTLEEIGEAHGGGHGYLEAAAAGVANAVILAVAAGVGIRSANEMRTLVQNLREAHESLNGAYADLPVANEELLAQQEELAAQQQQIEAQNRELHQRHEELEVERDRLASALRSLQEETETRRRLAAIVEETTDLVIVADTAGRPVYWNRAAASIRGLGTRAGGAAISFLRRTACPGPRLSSRGSHPGGGAGRSLER from the coding sequence GTGCTGACATGGCTTTTTGCCCTGGCCGGGGTATGGACGGGGACCGTGTACTACGCGTTGTTTGCTGTTGCCGTCTTGGTGACAGGATGTGCGGACGAGGCGCGGGGCCGCGTGGACCTTGCGGCGGTGACGCTCGCGGGCATCGAGGCGGTGGTGGGTGCGCTCCTGCTAGCTGTGCCCGGCGCGTTCACGGCACCGTACTACGACCCGATCCGGCCAGCGCTCCGGCTCGTCGGGCTCATGGGCCTCGTGGGGGCAGCCGGCCTGCTGGTGTCGGAGTGGTCTGCGGGCCGGTTGGCCGTCTGGGGATGCCGGATAGTTGGCGCGGTCTTCCCGCTCGTGATCGCGGGCACCCTCTTGCAGACCAGGATCTGGACCGGTGTGACGGCGTGGGGGGCGTGGGTGCCGACCCTGCTGCTGGGCCGGTGGGAAGCCCGGCAAGAGGAGGCGGAAACCCCCACGGAGGGAGAAGCCACCGATGCGGCCGCGGTGGACCGCTTGCTCGAGACGTGGACCTGGTTCCTGGCCGTGGGCGTGGTCGCGACCACGGCGCTGGGCGGCGAGCTGGCGGTGACCGTGCCGTCCGTGGCGCACGCGTCCGTGGCGGCCACAAGCGTCTGGAATTTCGCCGTCCACACGGTCCTCTCGGGTCTTCTCACCCCGGGGCAGCGGGTGCCCTGGCGCATGGGGTTTCTGACCCTGGCAATCGGGGTTCTCCTGGGCAGTGCTGGGTACGCGGGGCACGGGTTCATGATGCTGCTTGTCGTGTTGCCGCCACTGGCCACCCGGATGGCCGGGCTTCGGGGAGGGCTGCGGACGCTCGCTATGGGCCTGGCGGCGGTCACCCTTGAGGAAATCGGGGAAGCGCACGGCGGCGGGCACGGGTACCTGGAGGCTGCGGCTGCCGGAGTGGCCAACGCCGTGATCTTGGCAGTGGCGGCAGGGGTCGGGATTCGCAGCGCAAACGAAATGCGGACGCTGGTGCAGAACCTGCGGGAGGCCCATGAGAGCCTCAACGGGGCCTACGCCGACCTGCCGGTGGCGAACGAAGAGCTCCTCGCCCAACAGGAAGAGCTGGCCGCCCAGCAGCAGCAGATCGAGGCGCAGAACCGGGAGCTCCACCAGCGGCACGAAGAACTCGAGGTCGAGCGGGACCGACTCGCCTCCGCGCTCCGGTCGCTGCAAGAGGAGACCGAGACGCGGAGGCGGCTGGCAGCAATCGTCGAGGAAACGACGGATCTTGTGATCGTCGCGGACACTGCCGGAAGACCCGTCTACTGGAACCGCGCGGCGGCAAGTATACGGGGGCTCGGGACCCGCGCAGGGGGTGCCGCCATCAGTTTCCTTAGACGAACAGCCTGTCCCGGCCCGCGCCTGTCTTCTCGGGGAAGCCATCCCGGCGGCGGTGCAGGCCGGAGTCTGGAAAGGTGA
- a CDS encoding type II toxin-antitoxin system PemK/MazF family toxin — protein sequence MKQPHRGEVWLVDLDAARGHEQAGKRRRLVVSIDLFNRGPAELVVMVSMTSRAKGIPWHVPVHPPQGGVQQISFIKCEDVRSVAKERLSVRLGAVSVEAMAAVGNRLRILLGLWRYKRYFGRRRISLPLTRVQRL from the coding sequence ATGAAGCAGCCCCATCGCGGTGAAGTGTGGCTGGTGGACCTTGACGCGGCCCGCGGGCATGAACAGGCGGGCAAGCGGCGACGTCTTGTCGTGTCCATCGACCTTTTCAATCGCGGGCCGGCCGAACTGGTTGTTATGGTCTCGATGACCAGCCGGGCGAAGGGAATCCCTTGGCATGTGCCGGTCCATCCGCCTCAAGGCGGTGTGCAGCAGATCAGCTTCATCAAGTGCGAGGACGTGCGGTCGGTGGCAAAGGAGCGGCTTTCGGTCCGACTGGGCGCGGTATCTGTCGAGGCGATGGCCGCCGTGGGGAACCGGCTGCGGATACTATTGGGCCTTTGGCGATACAAGCGGTATTTCGGACGCCGTAGGATTTCTCTGCCGCTTACACGTGTCCAGCGCCTGTAA
- a CDS encoding ExeA family protein, with the protein MPFAREIPTDRLFPAPQHQELLARLQYAIRHRAFAVVTGEVGAGKSTAIRALYDQLDRTRHLFVYIADSRLTPSAFYRDVLTQLGVAPPSLFHGREVKRLFERTILDGYTTNGRQPVIVIDEAHLLSGAMLQEVRFLLNFHMDSISPLTFILAGQSELRGLLRLRTFEAIAQRVQVRFHLTGLGEAETLAYIQHHLHLAGADRPLFSEQALRKIVTESRGIPRVINTICTSCLLDACAHDQRLVEEAHVERVLLELQDTQAPRGGSPW; encoded by the coding sequence GTGCCCTTCGCCAGGGAGATTCCCACCGACCGGCTGTTCCCCGCTCCCCAGCACCAGGAACTGCTTGCTCGCCTCCAGTACGCCATCCGCCACCGCGCGTTCGCGGTCGTCACGGGTGAGGTCGGCGCCGGGAAGTCCACCGCCATCCGGGCCCTGTACGATCAGCTCGACCGGACCCGCCACCTGTTCGTGTACATCGCCGACTCCCGTCTCACCCCCAGCGCGTTCTACCGAGACGTGCTCACCCAGCTTGGGGTGGCCCCGCCTTCTCTGTTCCACGGGCGGGAGGTGAAACGGCTTTTCGAGCGCACCATCCTGGACGGTTACACCACCAACGGCCGTCAGCCAGTGATCGTCATCGACGAGGCCCACCTCCTCAGCGGCGCCATGCTCCAGGAGGTCCGCTTCCTCCTGAACTTCCACATGGACTCCATCTCGCCGCTGACGTTCATCCTCGCCGGCCAGAGCGAACTCCGGGGGCTGCTCCGGCTTCGCACCTTCGAGGCCATCGCCCAGCGGGTTCAGGTGCGCTTCCACCTCACCGGCCTCGGGGAGGCCGAGACTCTGGCCTACATCCAGCACCATCTCCACCTGGCCGGCGCCGACCGGCCCCTCTTCTCCGAGCAGGCCCTGCGCAAGATCGTCACGGAGTCCCGGGGCATCCCGCGGGTCATCAACACGATCTGCACGAGCTGCCTCCTGGACGCTTGCGCCCATGACCAGCGCCTAGTGGAGGAGGCCCACGTCGAGCGGGTGCTGCTCGAGCTGCAGGATACCCAGGCCCCCAGAGGAGGTAGCCCGTGGTGA